The Faecalibaculum rodentium genome segment TGTACAGCGAAAAAACCGGCATCTCCATGACGGTGTCCAGTTCCTGCCCGGTCTGCCAGATCTACTCCGGCAACTTCCTGGCGGGGGAGACCGGAAAAGACGGACAGCCCATGAACCGTCAGACAGCTGTGTGCATCGAAACGTCCTATCCAGCGGATGACATCAACATCCGGAACGAACAGTCGAAAACAATCGTAAAGAAAGGAGAAAGCTGGAAGGAATGGACGTCCTTCCGGTTCGAGACAGATCATGAAAGCCAGTGAACTGAAGACAAAATTTGAAAACGGGTCCTGTGATGACCTGCTGCTGGATCTCTACGGAGACAAAGACATACTGGACATGGAGCGCGACCGCTATATCTATGCCCTGACGTCCTTCATCCAGCGGTTCGGGGACCTGGAGGTCTCGGTGTTCACCGCGGCGGGCCGGACCGAGGTGTCGGGAAACCACACCGATCACCAGCACGGGCGTGTCCTTGCAGCGAGCGTGAACCTGGATTCCATTGGCGTGGCAGCAAAAGCCGACGATGTGATCGAGGTTATGAGTGATGCGTTCCCCATTGAGACGCTCTCTGTCTCGGATCTGGAAAAAGACCCGGCGCAGGAAGGCACCAGCGAGGCGCTGATCAAAGGCGTGTACCAGGGATTCGTGAATGACGGATACCACATCGGGGGCATGAAGGCCTTTGTGACCAGCAACGTTCTGGCGGGTGCGGGGCTGTCCTCCTCTGCCAGCTTCGAGGTGCTCATCGGCTGCATCCTCAATGGCTTCTACAACGGCAACGACGTGCCGCTGCCGGAAATCGCCAAAATTGCGCAGTATGCCGAGAACGAATACTTCGGCAAACCCTGCGGCCTGATGGACCAGTGCGCCTGTGCCTGCGGCGGGCTGGTGACGATCGACTTCCAGGACCCGAAACAGCCGGTGATCGAACCCATCCCGGTGGACTTTGCAAAATACGGCCACTCCCTGTGCATTGTCGACACAAAGGGCTCCCATGCGGATCTGACGGATGAGTATGCGGCGATTCCCTCGGAAATGAAGACTGTGGCCAGGGCCATGGGGCAGGAAGTGCTCCGGGATGTGAAGGAAGCCGGTTTCTACGCGGCGCTGCCGCAGCTGCGGGAAACCTGCGGCGACCGGGCCGTTTTGCGCGCCATTCACTTCTTCAATGAAAACAGACGGGTGCCGGTGATTGTCGATGCGCTGAAGGCCGATGATTTCGAGGCGTTTCTGGCGGGGATCAATGCGTCGGGAAACTCGTCCTTCGAGTACCTGCAGAATGTGTTCCCGAAAGGGGCCGACCGTCAGATGGAAGTGGCCCTGGGCCTGGCGCTGGCCCAGCAGGCGCTGGAAGGAACCGGTGCCAGCCGCGTGCACGGCGGCGGATTTGCCGGTACGATCCAGGCCTTTGTGCCGGATGAAAAAGTGCCCGCCTTCCGGGACCTCATGGAGAGCTGCTTCGGCGAAGGCAGCTGTCACGTCCTGAAGATCCGGAAATACGGCGGCCACCAGGTACTGTAGAAAAAGACCACGGATCAGAACTGACAGGAAAAAGCGGAGAGGTGTCTGTTGCAGGCCCTCTCCGTTTTCTGTGTCCCGGTCAGGGTGACGGATGCAGATCCTGTTCTGCTGCGGATGATGGAGGACACGGACTTTGACAGCCAGGTCCCGGGCAGGGAAGTTCCAGGGCAGGCAGGCCCTTTTTTATAATTTCGGAAAGAGGACTGTCATCTGCAGTCGACAAGGAGGTCCCGTCCCATGAACTCCAGCCGGTTTCTGGCATTTTACGATGCAGTGCTGGCGATCGTCATGACGATCCTGGTGCTGAGTTTCAACATTCCCGATCCTGACAGCTGGCAGAACATCGCCCGGATGATTCCGGGATTTGTGTGCTACGCCGCCTCGTTTTTCTGGCTGGGACTCATGTGGATTTCCTCCTACATGGCCTGGGGAAAGGTGGAAGTGGTCTCCGAACGGTCCCTGTTTTATATGCTTGTGTCGCTCTTCTTCAGTTCCTTTTTTCCCTTTGCGACGGGACTGGTGGGACAGGACATGAATTCCGTGGTGGCAGAGGTGTTTTATGGTGTGGTCGTGCTGTGCATCACGGTTTCAAACATTGCCCTGACTGGCTCCATCAACCGGGACCACAGCCAGCCGGTGCTGCGCACCCTGTTTCTGCTCCCTGCGCGGACCACAGTCATTGACGTGCTGATCAAGATCGTCGGGCTCCTGCTGTGTGTTTTTGTCTGGCCGCCGGCCATGAGTGTCTGCATCATGCTCGCAGTTGTGGTGCTGACGTTCCGCCTGTTCTGGGACACCCGCCTGCCGCACCTGACGGGGAAGAAGGAAGCGGTGAAGAAAGCCCTGGCTGCACAGGAAGACGAAGAGGGCAGCAAGACGTGATTTGCAGGAGCGGGATCCAAAAACACGAAAAGAGCCGGGTGTGAGATCCGGCTCTTTTCGCTGTGATGTCATGATGTCCGGTGTCGAATGCCTTTGAGTTTCCTTGCCACCCTGAGCAGGCTGTATCGGACGGGATCCACGGGGATTTCAAAATCTCCGGGAAGTTCCCAGATTTCTCCGTTGAATCCTTTCTTGAAGGCGTAGACACCGCTGTCGACGGCATCATCCCCAAATTCACCGGAAATGCCATACAGGTTGTATCTCGCATATCCCTGCTCCAGGCAGTGTTTCAGCATCTGCCAGTGCATGGCATAGGGACCGCAGAACCAGGCATATCGTTCGTCGTAGCCGCTCATCAGGCAGATGACTTCCTGGCCGTAGTCGAAGAAAATCCCTGCGGCGAGCTTGAGCACAGGGCCGTCCGCTTCAAAGGTTTCGGCTTCTTCCAGGTGCTTCTGGACAGAGGCGGTTTTCTGTTCGATTTCCTTCAAGCGGTTGAGCATTTTCTTCGAACGGATGCGGGCAATACTGTCCTCTGTTTCTGCCTGCTGTTGCCGGAGTGTTTCCAGTGTTTTTTGCAGCCTGCCCGTGTAGTCCTGCAGGCTGATTTCCGCCACGAGAAACTTCACTGCGCCGGAGTCATGGAAGGCATTCCAGAGGCGTCGGGTATAGTCGTCGCTTCTCCAGGAAAACTCATGCTTGTCCCCGGCATGGGAAAACATTTCGTCGATCAGGGGGAGTTCTTGTTCAGAGAGTTCCCGGACCCGGACGCCAAAGTCCATGGCCCGGCGAATGCTGCGGGAACATTTGTGTGCAAAGGAATCGAGCATTGCCTGCGGACTGTCAAAGTCTGTGGGAATCACATACATCCACCGGGGTTCTGTGGAGTTGTCGATACCATGCACGAATCCCCTGTGACGGGCGCCTGCGGCCATGAGCTGGTCGTACATGCCCTGACAGCGGGATCCTTGGACGGCTTTGCCATCCAGGGTGTGTTTCTCGTAAACGGCGTACGGATTCAGAGTCCAGTACATCACATGCTTCTGTTTCAGGAAGTCCCGGACAGCCTGCAGGGAGGCGGTGACCTGGGATCCGGTATAGTCCAGGATGGGGCCGCGCGGGCTGCCGGCATGCAGTGCGCCAAAGTGCGAAGGTTCCAGCACAACGTTTGTGGCCCCGGTGAGGGTATCGGTATCGTCGAAGATGCCCAGATACAGGACGTGCCTGCCCCGTGCCTCCTGCATATCACCCATCATAGTGGTCTGCCAGACATTGTCCAGCGAATGACGCTGCAGGAACTCTGTATAGATTGCTTTGCTGATTTCCCTGGCTTGCATGGATGCCTCCATTATCTTATGCGGGCGGATATCTTATGCGGGCGGACAGCCGTGGCTGGAATTGTCAGCCAGCCGCAGGTCGACCTCATATATTGCTGTATGACTTTAGTATGCCACAGTTTGAAAGAAAACAAAAAGCGCAGAAGCCAGTCCGGCAAGTACAGACCGTCATACGGCTTTCCTGACGGATCGGAGCATCAAAAAGCCGGCTGTCGTCAGTCGGCTGAAGAGATCCCGGATCGGAGGTTTCCCTCTTTGGCAGGCAGATCTGCAATCAGTCCGGCAATGGTCTGGAACGAGCGGAACTGGTCCGGTGTGATCCCGTCTGTTTGCAGACAGTCAATGTCCAGCACCGCGATGACAGTCTCATCCTGCATCAGCGGGAACACGGCTTCCGATCTCGACTCGCTGTCACAGGCGATGTGACCCGGGAAGGCATGAACGTCCGGGACGAGCAGAGGCTCTTTTCGGGAAGCACAGGTTCCGACCACCCCGGTGCCCGCAGCAATCTCCATGCAGGCGGGTTTGCCGACAAAGGGCCCCAGGTACAGGGAGCCGTCAGGGTCTGTGAAGTAGAGACCGGCCCAGTTGATGGAGTCAGCCGACCAGTAAATCAGGGCCAGGATGTTGCAGATGGCGGACAGGGAATGAGGGGTGTCGCACAGGGCCTGTGCCTGTGCAACCAGGAGTGTGTCTGGTGTGTTGTTCATGGTTCCGTTATACCACAGCAGGCGGTCCTGGCTGCACAAAGGCCGCAGGCAGGAAACTGTCAGAAGGACCGGTACGCTACTATACTTTCTTCAGAAGACGGAGAGACCACCAATGGAGCGACCATGACAGACTGCACGAATTTTGACCGGTACAGACCAGTGATGGACACCATATCCGAACTGACCAAAGATACCATGGCCCCGCTGAAGATGCAGAGTGAACCGGCCATGGGCCTCGAGGAATACTATGCCGCGCATACAGACTACATGGATCCGGACGCCAGAGTGGTGTTTGTCGGTATCTGCCCGGGGTTTGAACAGATGAAGCTCTCCTTTGACCTGGTCAAGGAGCTGCAGGGACTCCCGGACGAAGATGTATTGCGCCAGGCCAAGATCCAGGCCCGGTTCGGCCGCTCCATGCGGCGCAATCTCATCGAGCTCGCCGACCGGACAGAACTGCCGGCTCTTCTGCATATTGACAGCTGCCGGACGCTGTTCGATCCGGACTGCCGGCTGATGGATAATACGGCCCTTCTGCCGTATCCCATATTCCGCAACGGAAAGAACTATACGGGACACGCTCCGAAGATTTCCCGCTCCCCCATGCTGACACAAATCTGTGACAGACAGCTGCAGAAAATCCTGGCGGCCTATCCAAAGGCGGTGTTCATTCCCCTGGGCAAGTCGGTGGATGAACAGCTGCGGCTGTCCGGTGTGCTCCCGGCTGAGCGGATCGTTTCGGGGTTTCCTCATCCTTCGGGGGTCAATGGACACCGGTTCCGGCAGCTGGAGGAAAACCTGGAGGCCATCAACCGCCGTCTGGGGGAAACGCTTGGGAACACGAAAGGAGACAAGAGACAGGATGCATGAACTGAAACTGAAGCGGAGCTATGAGCCCGAATCTGAAGAGGATGGGGCGCGGATCCTGGTGGACCGGCTGTGGCCGCGGGGAGAGTCGAAGGTGAAGGCTGACTTGACGGAGTGGGACAAGTCCATTGCCCCGGAGAGCGGACTGCGCAGGGCGTTCCATGAGGGAGAACTGAGTTTTGAGGAATTCAAAAAGAAGTATCTGGCACAGCTGGATGCCTCTGACGACGCCAGGGTCTTTGCCAGCCATGTGAAGGACCTGCTGGAGAAAGGGAATGTAACGCTCCTGTTTGCCAGCAAAGACGAAGCTCACAACAATGCGGTGGTGCTGAAGGAGTGGCTGGACCA includes the following:
- a CDS encoding galactokinase — encoded protein: MKASELKTKFENGSCDDLLLDLYGDKDILDMERDRYIYALTSFIQRFGDLEVSVFTAAGRTEVSGNHTDHQHGRVLAASVNLDSIGVAAKADDVIEVMSDAFPIETLSVSDLEKDPAQEGTSEALIKGVYQGFVNDGYHIGGMKAFVTSNVLAGAGLSSSASFEVLIGCILNGFYNGNDVPLPEIAKIAQYAENEYFGKPCGLMDQCACACGGLVTIDFQDPKQPVIEPIPVDFAKYGHSLCIVDTKGSHADLTDEYAAIPSEMKTVARAMGQEVLRDVKEAGFYAALPQLRETCGDRAVLRAIHFFNENRRVPVIVDALKADDFEAFLAGINASGNSSFEYLQNVFPKGADRQMEVALGLALAQQALEGTGASRVHGGGFAGTIQAFVPDEKVPAFRDLMESCFGEGSCHVLKIRKYGGHQVL
- a CDS encoding TMEM175 family protein gives rise to the protein MNSSRFLAFYDAVLAIVMTILVLSFNIPDPDSWQNIARMIPGFVCYAASFFWLGLMWISSYMAWGKVEVVSERSLFYMLVSLFFSSFFPFATGLVGQDMNSVVAEVFYGVVVLCITVSNIALTGSINRDHSQPVLRTLFLLPARTTVIDVLIKIVGLLLCVFVWPPAMSVCIMLAVVVLTFRLFWDTRLPHLTGKKEAVKKALAAQEDEEGSKT
- a CDS encoding peptidoglycan bridge formation glycyltransferase FemA/FemB family protein, with protein sequence MQAREISKAIYTEFLQRHSLDNVWQTTMMGDMQEARGRHVLYLGIFDDTDTLTGATNVVLEPSHFGALHAGSPRGPILDYTGSQVTASLQAVRDFLKQKHVMYWTLNPYAVYEKHTLDGKAVQGSRCQGMYDQLMAAGARHRGFVHGIDNSTEPRWMYVIPTDFDSPQAMLDSFAHKCSRSIRRAMDFGVRVRELSEQELPLIDEMFSHAGDKHEFSWRSDDYTRRLWNAFHDSGAVKFLVAEISLQDYTGRLQKTLETLRQQQAETEDSIARIRSKKMLNRLKEIEQKTASVQKHLEEAETFEADGPVLKLAAGIFFDYGQEVICLMSGYDERYAWFCGPYAMHWQMLKHCLEQGYARYNLYGISGEFGDDAVDSGVYAFKKGFNGEIWELPGDFEIPVDPVRYSLLRVARKLKGIRHRTS
- a CDS encoding GAF domain-containing protein, whose translation is MNNTPDTLLVAQAQALCDTPHSLSAICNILALIYWSADSINWAGLYFTDPDGSLYLGPFVGKPACMEIAAGTGVVGTCASRKEPLLVPDVHAFPGHIACDSESRSEAVFPLMQDETVIAVLDIDCLQTDGITPDQFRSFQTIAGLIADLPAKEGNLRSGISSAD
- a CDS encoding DUF488 domain-containing protein; this encodes MHELKLKRSYEPESEEDGARILVDRLWPRGESKVKADLTEWDKSIAPESGLRRAFHEGELSFEEFKKKYLAQLDASDDARVFASHVKDLLEKGNVTLLFASKDEAHNNAVVLKEWLDQKPGLDRS